In Methanothermus fervidus DSM 2088, a single genomic region encodes these proteins:
- a CDS encoding mevalonate kinase (COGs: COG1577 Mevalonate kinase~InterPro IPR006203: IPR006205: IPR014721: IPR006206: IPR 020568: IPR006204: IPR013750~KEGG: msi:Msm_1439 mevalonate kinase~PFAM: GHMP kinase; GHMP kinase domain protein~PRIAM: Mevalonate kinase~SPTR: A5UN66 Mevalonate kinase~TIGRFAM: mevalonate kinase~PFAM: GHMP kinases C terminal; GHMP kinases N terminal domain~TIGRFAM: mevalonate kinase) gives MHSVASAPNKIILFGEHAVVYKKPAIAVAINKRAKVSIKNTKKDSTIIKCNDIGLHANINPKTYNIEFLEGKKGILNYILEVLKSHHDNSPIKIDISLEVPLGIGLGSSAAITVALIAALHNYHEKVIDKSSLSKKAHEIELKVQGAASPLDTAVSTYGGMIYLKDSNIEYIKPNIEGSFIVAYTPKPADTKKMVSLVKKKLEKYPNIVGNIIDTIGNVTKTAYELIKEGKFEKIGELMNINHGLLDSIGVSSSELSQMVYSARNAGALGSKITGAGGSGSIIAYCINNEDKVLNTLKSQWDAFKTKFSKDGVIIH, from the coding sequence ATGCATTCGGTTGCTTCTGCACCAAATAAAATAATTTTATTTGGAGAGCATGCTGTAGTTTACAAAAAACCTGCAATTGCAGTAGCTATAAACAAAAGAGCAAAAGTTTCTATAAAAAATACCAAAAAAGATTCAACAATAATTAAATGTAATGATATAGGTCTTCATGCAAATATAAATCCTAAAACTTATAATATTGAATTTTTAGAAGGTAAAAAAGGAATATTAAATTACATTTTAGAAGTATTAAAATCTCATCATGATAATTCCCCTATAAAAATAGACATATCTTTGGAAGTTCCTTTGGGGATAGGATTGGGATCATCAGCTGCAATTACTGTAGCACTAATAGCTGCACTACATAATTATCATGAAAAAGTCATCGATAAATCTTCGCTGTCAAAAAAAGCTCATGAAATAGAATTAAAAGTTCAGGGTGCAGCAAGTCCTCTTGATACAGCAGTGTCAACATATGGTGGAATGATTTATCTAAAAGATTCAAATATTGAATATATTAAACCAAATATTGAAGGATCTTTTATAGTTGCATATACACCAAAACCAGCAGATACAAAAAAGATGGTATCGCTCGTAAAGAAGAAACTGGAAAAGTATCCAAACATTGTTGGCAATATTATAGATACTATAGGCAATGTAACTAAGACTGCATATGAACTAATAAAAGAAGGAAAATTTGAAAAAATTGGAGAACTAATGAATATAAATCATGGATTGTTGGATTCTATTGGTGTCAGTTCATCTGAATTATCACAGATGGTATACAGCGCAAGAAACGCTGGTGCACTAGGTTCAAAAATAACTGGTGCTGGTGGTAGTGGAAGTATAATTGCATATTGTATAAATAACGAAGATAAAGTGTTAAATACATTAAAAAGTCAGTGGGATGCGTTTAAAACTAAATTCTCAAAAGACGGTGTAATTATACATTAG
- a CDS encoding aspartate/glutamate/uridylate kinase (COGs: COG1608 kinase~InterPro IPR001048: IPR001057~KEGG: mth:MTH47 hypothetical protein~PFAM: aspartate/glutamate/uridylate kinase~SPTR: O26153 Conserved protein~PFAM: Amino acid kinase family): MIIIKIGGSVITDKNSKYPKLNKKNLKRVCKEICEVMPFPLILVHGAGSFGHPIVKKYDIIANPNKKGFCIVHYWVKKLNLYVCRYLLKYGMDVVSIQPSSCIIASDGFIDYFNVKIIERYLEKEIVPVLYGDIVLDKSLEFSVISGDQIVRYLGEKMKANKIILATDVDGVYDKDPKKHKDAKLIKRIKPEDKIKLKDFKEDVTGGMAGKVSELLKLAEKGVKSEIVNAKKKNRLKKLLLGKRVRRTIIG, from the coding sequence ATGATTATTATTAAGATAGGTGGTAGTGTTATCACTGATAAAAATTCAAAATATCCTAAATTAAATAAAAAAAATTTGAAAAGGGTTTGTAAGGAAATTTGTGAAGTTATGCCCTTCCCTTTAATTTTGGTACATGGGGCAGGATCATTTGGCCATCCAATCGTAAAAAAATATGATATTATTGCTAATCCCAATAAAAAAGGTTTTTGTATTGTCCACTATTGGGTAAAAAAGTTAAATCTTTATGTTTGTAGGTATCTACTTAAATATGGTATGGATGTAGTATCCATACAACCTTCTTCATGTATTATAGCATCTGATGGGTTTATAGATTATTTTAATGTAAAAATTATTGAGCGATATTTAGAAAAAGAAATCGTTCCTGTGTTATATGGGGATATAGTATTAGATAAATCATTAGAGTTTTCTGTTATTTCTGGAGATCAAATTGTAAGATATTTAGGAGAAAAAATGAAAGCTAATAAAATTATATTGGCTACAGATGTTGATGGTGTATATGATAAGGATCCAAAAAAACATAAAGATGCAAAATTAATAAAAAGGATAAAACCTGAAGATAAAATCAAATTAAAAGATTTTAAAGAAGACGTAACAGGAGGTATGGCAGGCAAAGTTTCAGAACTTTTAAAATTAGCAGAAAAAGGTGTAAAATCTGAGATTGTAAATGCAAAAAAGAAAAACAGATTGAAAAAATTACTACTTGGGAAAAGAGTCCGTAGAACAATAATAGGTTAA
- a CDS encoding isopentenyl-diphosphate delta-isomerase (COGs: COG1304 L-lactate dehydrogenase (FMN-dependent) and related alpha-hydroxy acid dehydrogenase~InterPro IPR011179: IPR013785: IPR006062~KEGG: mth:MTH48 isopentenyl pyrophosphate isomerase~PFAM: histidine biosynthesis protein~SPTR: O26154 Isopentenyl-diphosphate delta-isomerase~TIGRFAM: isopentenyl-diphosphate delta-isomerase, type 2~PFAM: FMN-dependent dehydrogenase~TIGRFAM: isopentenyl-diphosphate delta-isomerase, type 2) translates to MEEGVKLTSNRKLEHLILCLCRDVEHKKKSGFQDIELIHRALPEINKDEIDISVNFLGKKLESPFMITGITGGHEISYKINKELAKAAKATGVALGLGSQRVAIENPELEYTYTIVREVAEDAFIIGNIGVSHVKYAKKAVEMVDADALAIHLNPLQEAIQPEGITHSKKTLEKIGKIVKELDVPVIVKETGAGICYEDAKLLKNKGVAAIDVAGAGGTSWSAVEAYRSKNSHLGKLYWDWGIPTAISTVEVREAVDIPVIASGGIRTGLDAAKAIALGADIVGMALPIMKKAFFGYKEVISFIENFNEELKIAMYLVGAKNIEELKKCPLVIRGKVREWLHERGFDTKKYARRSLHGR, encoded by the coding sequence TTGGAAGAAGGTGTAAAATTGACCTCAAATAGAAAACTAGAGCATTTAATACTTTGCCTATGTCGTGATGTAGAACACAAAAAGAAATCTGGTTTTCAAGACATCGAACTGATACATAGAGCATTGCCAGAGATAAATAAAGATGAGATAGATATTAGTGTAAATTTTCTTGGTAAAAAGTTAGAATCCCCTTTTATGATAACAGGTATAACAGGCGGTCATGAAATATCTTATAAGATAAACAAGGAATTAGCTAAAGCTGCTAAAGCTACTGGGGTAGCATTGGGTTTAGGAAGTCAAAGAGTTGCCATAGAAAATCCAGAGCTGGAATATACATATACAATTGTAAGAGAAGTAGCTGAAGATGCGTTTATTATAGGGAATATTGGGGTTAGTCATGTTAAATATGCAAAAAAAGCTGTTGAAATGGTTGATGCAGATGCCTTAGCAATTCATTTAAATCCATTGCAGGAAGCAATACAGCCAGAGGGCATTACTCACAGCAAGAAAACATTGGAAAAAATAGGAAAAATTGTGAAAGAGCTAGATGTTCCTGTAATAGTAAAAGAAACTGGTGCCGGAATATGTTATGAAGATGCTAAATTGCTAAAAAATAAGGGAGTTGCAGCTATAGATGTTGCAGGTGCTGGTGGAACTAGTTGGTCAGCTGTAGAAGCATATAGATCTAAAAATAGCCATTTAGGGAAACTTTATTGGGATTGGGGTATTCCAACAGCAATAAGTACTGTAGAAGTTCGGGAAGCTGTAGACATACCTGTAATTGCATCAGGTGGTATAAGAACAGGTTTAGATGCAGCAAAAGCTATTGCCCTTGGTGCAGACATAGTAGGCATGGCCTTACCAATAATGAAGAAGGCTTTTTTCGGATATAAAGAAGTGATTTCATTTATTGAAAATTTCAATGAAGAATTAAAAATTGCAATGTATTTAGTTGGTGCAAAAAACATAGAAGAGCTAAAAAAATGTCCATTGGTTATAAGAGGCAAAGTAAGGGAATGGCTACATGAAAGAGGATTCGACACAAAAAAATATGCAAGGAGGTCACTTCATGGACGTTGA
- a CDS encoding RNA-metabolising metallo-beta-lactamase (COGs: COG0595 hydrolase of the metallo-beta-lactamase superfamily~InterPro IPR001587: IPR011108~KEGG: mth:MTH49 hypothetical protein~PFAM: RNA-metabolising metallo-beta-lactamase~SPTR: O26155 Conserved protein~PFAM: Metallo-beta-lactamase superfamily; RNA-metabolising metallo-beta-lactamase~TIGRFAM: conserved hypothetical protein): MDVEIISIGGYEEVGKNMTAVKVGKDIVIFDMGIHLDRVHIHEDTNLARMHSLELINRGVIPDDTIMRNVDGNVRAIVFTHGHLDHIGAVTKLAEKYNAPIISTPYTLGLIERMLKSEKKFNVLKRLQVLKGGEKCQISSNIILEFIHVTHSIPHSVIAVLHTPVGAIVYALDFKFDNHQIISPPPQYSRLRKLGKENVFALIVESTRVGEVCEVKTHSERIARFVLEDIMKNLLDEKVGIIITTFSSHIERIQAIADIVEENSNRHMLILGRSMERYCSIAENMELLKLPENASIYGNPKAVSQALARATANKEDYVLITTGHQGEPDALLPRIANSKTPYKIQKTDNIIISAPVIPHPVNTANRYLMEKRLQARGARIFTDVHVSGHAGREDHRDLIRMLNPMHIIPAHGDLQMLSAYAELAEEEGYNLGEDIHLLRNGQAQVFEGGQ; encoded by the coding sequence ATGGACGTTGAAATAATTTCGATAGGAGGCTACGAAGAAGTAGGTAAAAATATGACTGCAGTCAAAGTTGGGAAGGACATAGTAATTTTTGACATGGGCATTCATCTAGATAGAGTACATATTCATGAAGATACTAATCTAGCACGTATGCACAGTCTAGAACTGATAAATAGGGGTGTAATACCTGATGACACAATTATGAGAAACGTGGATGGGAATGTACGTGCAATAGTTTTTACTCATGGCCACTTAGATCATATTGGAGCTGTAACAAAGCTTGCAGAAAAATATAATGCACCTATAATATCAACTCCCTACACATTAGGATTAATAGAAAGGATGTTAAAAAGTGAGAAAAAATTTAATGTACTTAAACGTTTACAAGTTCTAAAAGGTGGGGAAAAGTGTCAGATATCCTCTAATATAATACTGGAATTCATACATGTGACACATAGTATTCCCCATTCAGTTATTGCAGTGTTACACACACCAGTTGGAGCAATAGTTTATGCACTTGACTTTAAATTTGATAATCATCAGATAATATCACCACCACCGCAATACTCAAGATTGAGAAAACTTGGCAAAGAAAATGTTTTTGCATTAATAGTTGAGTCAACTAGAGTTGGGGAAGTTTGTGAAGTTAAAACACATTCAGAAAGAATTGCAAGATTTGTACTTGAAGACATAATGAAAAATCTTTTAGATGAAAAAGTTGGAATAATAATAACGACATTTTCTTCACATATAGAACGTATTCAAGCAATAGCTGATATTGTGGAGGAGAACAGCAATAGACACATGTTAATCCTTGGAAGATCTATGGAACGTTATTGTAGTATAGCTGAAAATATGGAACTTTTAAAATTACCTGAAAATGCAAGTATATATGGAAATCCAAAAGCAGTGTCACAAGCACTTGCCAGGGCAACCGCTAATAAAGAAGACTATGTACTTATAACCACCGGACACCAGGGGGAACCAGATGCATTGCTTCCTAGAATAGCAAATTCGAAAACACCATACAAAATACAGAAAACAGACAACATTATAATTTCTGCTCCAGTGATTCCACATCCTGTAAATACTGCAAACAGATATCTTATGGAAAAACGTCTTCAAGCAAGAGGAGCAAGGATATTTACAGATGTGCATGTTTCAGGACATGCTGGAAGAGAAGACCATAGAGACCTAATTAGAATGCTAAATCCAATGCATATAATACCAGCTCATGGTGACCTCCAGATGTTATCAGCATATGCAGAACTTGCAGAAGAGGAAGGTTATAATCTTGGTGAAGATATACATCTTCTTCGAAATGGTCAGGCACAAGTTTTTGAAGGAGGACAATAA
- a CDS encoding geranylgeranyl-diphosphate synthase ;farnesyl-diphosphate synthase (COGs: COG0142 Geranylgeranyl pyrophosphate synthase~InterPro IPR000092: IPR008949~KEGG: mth:MTH50 bifunctional short chain isoprenyl diphosphate synthase~PFAM: Polyprenyl synthetase~PRIAM: Dimethylallyltranstransferase~SPTR: Q53479 Bifunctional short chain isoprenyl diphosphate synthase~PFAM: Polyprenyl synthetase), producing MHYLEKYSKLIEEEIRKNISDIEPTELYKSSAHLIEAGGKRIRPSLVLLSTESVGGKIEDALNAATAIELIHTFSLIHDDIMDKDEVRRGRATVHVIWGEPLAILAGDVLFSKAFEVMLKSNIDEKRLVKVLDVMTKACVNLCKGQAYDMLFEKNFEVKEKEYLEMIYYKTASLIAASTKIGAIIGNGSKEEINALYNYGKFLGLAFQIHDDYLDIAGDEKQLGKPVGSDIVEGKMTLIAIKALNEANKEDREKLISILQSGDEKKVKDAIEIFKKYNSIEYTHEKALKYAKKAKASIEVLEDSKAKDTLLSIADFVVKREY from the coding sequence ATGCATTATTTAGAAAAATATTCTAAATTAATTGAAGAGGAAATTAGGAAAAATATATCAGACATTGAACCTACTGAATTATATAAATCATCAGCACATCTAATTGAAGCTGGTGGGAAAAGAATAAGACCATCATTAGTGTTGTTAAGTACAGAATCAGTTGGTGGAAAGATTGAAGATGCATTAAATGCAGCAACTGCTATAGAATTAATACATACATTCTCTCTTATACATGATGATATAATGGATAAAGATGAGGTTAGAAGAGGTAGGGCTACAGTACATGTCATATGGGGAGAACCTCTAGCAATCCTTGCAGGAGATGTTTTATTTTCAAAAGCATTTGAAGTCATGTTAAAAAGTAATATAGATGAAAAAAGATTGGTTAAGGTATTAGATGTCATGACAAAAGCTTGTGTCAATCTTTGTAAAGGGCAGGCATATGATATGTTATTTGAAAAAAATTTTGAAGTTAAAGAAAAAGAATATCTTGAAATGATATATTACAAAACTGCTTCTTTGATAGCAGCATCTACTAAAATTGGTGCTATAATTGGCAATGGATCAAAAGAAGAAATAAATGCTCTTTATAATTATGGAAAATTCCTTGGATTAGCATTTCAAATTCATGATGATTATTTAGATATCGCTGGGGATGAAAAACAATTGGGAAAACCTGTGGGCAGTGATATAGTTGAAGGAAAAATGACATTAATAGCTATAAAAGCATTAAATGAGGCTAATAAAGAAGATAGAGAAAAATTAATTTCAATTTTGCAAAGTGGTGATGAAAAAAAAGTAAAAGATGCAATAGAAATTTTTAAAAAATATAATTCCATAGAATATACACATGAAAAGGCTTTAAAATATGCTAAAAAGGCAAAGGCCAGCATTGAAGTACTTGAAGATTCAAAAGCTAAAGATACGTTGCTTTCCATTGCTGATTTTGTTGTTAAAAGAGAATATTAG
- a CDS encoding glutamyl-tRNA synthetase (COGs: COG0008 Glutamyl- and glutaminyl-tRNA synthetase~InterPro IPR001412: IPR004526: IPR014729: IPR020060: IPR 011035: IPR020058: IPR020059~KEGG: mth:MTH51 glutamyl-tRNA synthetase~PFAM: Glutamyl/glutaminyl-tRNA synthetase, class Ic, catalytic domain; Glutamyl/glutaminyl-tRNA synthetase, class Ic, anti-codon binding domain~PRIAM: Glutamate--tRNA ligase~SPTR: Q50543 Glutamyl-tRNA synthetase~TIGRFAM: glutamyl-tRNA synthetase~PFAM: tRNA synthetases class I (E and Q), catalytic domain; tRNA synthetases class I (E and Q), anti-codon binding domain~TIGRFAM: glutamyl-tRNA synthetase, archaeal and eukaryotic family) — translation MVTDLKKLAYKCALNNAVKHGGKAKESAVIGMIFSLEPKFRKNVQEVIQATKDAVKKVNKMEKDEQIKELERIGKIKSKRKEKKEELEELPEPHKNVVMRFAPSPSGPLHIGHARAAILNYEYTKRYNGKLIIRIEDTDPKKVYPDAYEMIPEDLEWLGVKYDEIVVQSDRIPIYYDIAKEVIKRNGGYICTCEPEKFRNLRDKSIPCPCRNNSVEENLEKWEQMFEMDEGEAVLRIKTDLKHKNPAVREWVAMRIVDAEHPRVGDKYRVFPTMNFAVAVDDHLMGMTHVLRGKDHLANTEKQKYLYKHMEWEPPVFIHYGRVMIEDSQLSTSNIRKKIEKGEYSGWDDPRLGTLRALKRRGIKPEALKKLILEIGIKMADVTVSWEKIYGFNRNIVEKEANRYFFVPNPKKVKIKGLPKNFEGKVVKRPLHPDFHERGYRKLTINKCVYLPTEDISGDGINFRLIDAINVKFEENDVIYHSKSLEDAHKIKAKMIQWLPCDEVIKAKVIMPDASVVKGVVEKNILKEKTNDIVQLERFGFARIDKIDKNEITLYYSHK, via the coding sequence ATGGTCACAGATCTTAAAAAACTTGCTTATAAATGTGCTTTGAACAACGCTGTAAAACACGGAGGCAAAGCAAAAGAAAGCGCTGTCATTGGCATGATTTTTTCACTTGAACCAAAATTCAGAAAAAATGTTCAGGAAGTGATACAGGCTACAAAGGACGCTGTGAAAAAAGTAAACAAAATGGAAAAAGATGAGCAGATTAAAGAGCTTGAAAGAATTGGAAAAATAAAAAGTAAAAGAAAAGAAAAAAAGGAAGAGTTAGAAGAGTTACCAGAACCTCACAAAAATGTAGTAATGCGTTTTGCACCAAGTCCAAGTGGTCCTCTACATATAGGACATGCAAGGGCTGCAATTCTTAATTATGAATATACAAAAAGATACAATGGAAAATTGATAATTAGAATAGAAGATACAGACCCCAAAAAAGTGTATCCTGATGCTTATGAGATGATACCTGAGGATCTTGAGTGGTTAGGTGTAAAATACGACGAGATTGTTGTACAGAGTGATAGGATACCTATTTACTATGATATAGCAAAAGAGGTTATAAAGAGGAATGGCGGATATATATGTACCTGTGAACCTGAAAAATTCAGAAATCTTCGTGACAAATCAATTCCTTGTCCTTGTCGTAATAATTCAGTTGAAGAAAACTTAGAAAAATGGGAACAAATGTTTGAAATGGATGAAGGTGAGGCTGTTTTAAGAATAAAAACTGATTTAAAGCATAAAAATCCAGCAGTCAGAGAATGGGTAGCTATGAGAATTGTGGATGCTGAACATCCAAGAGTAGGAGATAAATATAGAGTATTTCCAACAATGAATTTTGCTGTAGCTGTAGATGATCACTTAATGGGAATGACTCATGTACTAAGAGGAAAGGATCATTTAGCAAATACAGAAAAACAGAAATATCTTTATAAACACATGGAATGGGAACCACCTGTTTTTATTCATTATGGTAGGGTCATGATTGAGGATTCACAGCTTAGTACAAGTAACATTAGGAAAAAAATAGAAAAAGGTGAATATTCAGGATGGGATGATCCACGGCTTGGTACTTTAAGAGCTCTGAAAAGAAGAGGGATAAAACCTGAAGCATTGAAAAAATTGATACTTGAAATTGGAATTAAAATGGCTGATGTCACAGTGTCTTGGGAAAAAATATATGGATTTAATAGAAACATTGTAGAGAAAGAGGCCAATAGGTACTTCTTTGTTCCTAATCCAAAAAAAGTTAAAATTAAAGGACTTCCAAAAAATTTTGAAGGCAAGGTTGTTAAACGACCTCTACATCCTGATTTTCATGAAAGAGGGTATAGAAAGCTAACAATAAATAAATGTGTATATTTACCAACAGAAGATATTTCTGGCGATGGAATTAACTTCAGACTTATAGATGCTATAAATGTTAAATTTGAGGAAAATGATGTAATATATCATAGCAAAAGCTTAGAAGATGCTCATAAAATAAAAGCAAAAATGATCCAATGGTTACCTTGTGATGAAGTTATTAAAGCCAAAGTTATAATGCCTGATGCATCTGTTGTTAAAGGAGTAGTAGAGAAGAATATTTTGAAAGAGAAAACAAATGATATTGTACAGCTAGAAAGATTTGGATTTGCAAGAATAGATAAAATAGATAAAAATGAAATAACATTATATTATTCCCATAAATAG
- a CDS encoding LL-diaminopimelate aminotransferase apoenzyme (COGs: COG0436 Aspartate/tyrosine/aromatic aminotransferase~InterPro IPR019942: IPR015421: IPR015422: IPR015424: IPR 004839~KEGG: mth:MTH52 L,L-diaminopimelate aminotransferase~PFAM: aminotransferase class I and II~SPTR: O26158 LL-diaminopimelate aminotransferase~TIGRFAM: LL-diaminopimelate aminotransferase~PFAM: Aminotransferase class I and II~TIGRFAM: LL-diaminopimelate aminotransferase) → MAKINENYLLLPENYIFSEIEARIQKFKKENPDANIIDLGIGDVTRPLPKAVIEAFHRAVDEMGRPETFRGYGPEQGYKFLIEKIIKYDYEKRNIELSVDEVFISDGAKCDIANIQELFDVNNRVAVLDPVYPVYVETNVMAGRAGKPTDGKYENIVYLPCKEENNFIPPLPDEKVDLIYLCYPNNPTGTVLTKKELKKWVDYAHENESIILYDGAYEAFIQEKNIPHSIYEIEDAKEVAIEFRSFSKTAGFTGVRCAYCVVPLQAKAKDNKGRKHSLNKLWRRRQAAKFNGVSYPVQVAASAVYTKRGQREIKESIEYYLNNAKIMRKALKKIGLKAYGGVNAPYIWIKTPNGMNSWDFFDYLLENAQIVGTPGIGFGPSGEGYFRITAFNTRENTKEAMKRLEDL, encoded by the coding sequence TTGGCAAAAATCAATGAAAATTATTTATTACTTCCAGAAAATTACATATTTTCAGAAATTGAAGCAAGGATACAAAAATTCAAAAAAGAAAATCCTGATGCAAATATCATAGATTTAGGTATTGGGGATGTTACAAGACCACTACCTAAAGCTGTTATTGAGGCATTTCATCGTGCTGTAGATGAAATGGGAAGACCTGAAACATTTAGAGGATATGGACCTGAACAAGGGTATAAGTTCCTTATTGAAAAAATAATAAAATATGATTATGAGAAAAGAAATATAGAATTGTCAGTAGACGAAGTTTTCATAAGTGATGGTGCAAAGTGTGACATAGCCAACATACAAGAATTATTTGATGTAAATAATCGTGTAGCTGTATTGGACCCAGTATACCCTGTTTATGTTGAAACAAATGTAATGGCAGGACGTGCAGGCAAACCAACTGATGGAAAATATGAAAATATTGTATATTTACCATGTAAAGAAGAAAACAATTTTATACCTCCTCTACCAGATGAAAAAGTAGATCTTATATATTTATGTTATCCTAACAATCCAACAGGTACAGTGCTTACAAAAAAAGAATTAAAAAAATGGGTAGATTATGCACATGAAAATGAGAGTATAATTTTGTATGATGGAGCATATGAAGCATTTATTCAGGAAAAAAACATTCCACATAGTATATATGAGATTGAAGATGCTAAAGAGGTTGCTATAGAATTCAGAAGCTTTTCAAAAACTGCTGGATTTACAGGAGTTAGATGTGCATATTGTGTTGTTCCTCTCCAAGCCAAAGCAAAAGACAATAAAGGTAGAAAACATTCCTTAAACAAATTATGGAGACGTAGACAGGCAGCAAAGTTTAATGGAGTATCATACCCTGTTCAAGTTGCTGCGAGTGCTGTGTATACAAAAAGAGGACAAAGAGAGATTAAAGAGTCTATAGAATATTACTTAAATAATGCGAAAATTATGAGAAAAGCCTTGAAAAAAATTGGTTTAAAGGCTTATGGAGGTGTAAATGCACCTTACATCTGGATAAAAACTCCTAATGGTATGAACTCTTGGGACTTTTTCGATTATTTACTTGAAAACGCACAAATAGTTGGAACGCCAGGTATTGGATTTGGACCCAGTGGTGAAGGATACTTTAGGATAACCGCGTTTAATACAAGAGAAAATACTAAAGAAGCTATGAAAAGATTAGAAGATTTGTAG
- a CDS encoding desulfoferrodoxin (COGs: COG2033 Desulfoferrodoxin~InterPro IPR004462: IPR004793: IPR002742~KEGG: mth:MTH757 rubredoxin oxidoreductase~PFAM: Desulfoferrodoxin ferrous iron-binding region; Desulfoferrodoxin Dfx domain protein~SPTR: O26851 Desulfoferrodoxin homolog~TIGRFAM: desulfoferrodoxin~PFAM: Desulfoferrodoxin; Desulfoferrodoxin, N-terminal domain~TIGRFAM: desulfoferrodoxin FeS4 iron-binding domain; desulfoferrodoxin; desulfoferrodoxin ferrous iron-binding domain), protein MNMTKLNQVYRCNVCGNIVEVLNPGEGKLVCCGQEMELLLARKTDVGPEKHVPVIENFDNKIKVRVGKVPHPMESNHYILWIELITPKKSYRISLNPGDKPEAIFPRPKSKKYMVRCYCNIHGLWHDLEEKMKF, encoded by the coding sequence ATGAATATGACGAAGTTAAATCAAGTGTATAGATGTAATGTTTGTGGAAATATTGTAGAGGTTTTGAATCCAGGTGAGGGAAAGTTAGTTTGTTGCGGACAAGAAATGGAGTTATTGCTTGCAAGAAAGACTGATGTAGGTCCTGAAAAACATGTTCCTGTTATAGAGAATTTTGATAACAAAATTAAGGTAAGAGTTGGCAAGGTTCCACATCCAATGGAAAGTAATCATTACATTTTGTGGATAGAACTAATAACACCTAAAAAAAGTTATAGAATATCATTAAACCCTGGTGATAAACCTGAAGCAATATTTCCAAGGCCTAAATCTAAAAAATACATGGTTAGGTGCTATTGTAACATACATGGTTTGTGGCATGACTTAGAAGAAAAGATGAAATTTTGA